In Solidesulfovibrio carbinoliphilus subsp. oakridgensis, the sequence GCCCGGAGGCCGGCGACCTGCCGGCATTCTTCGGACCAGTCAACTCTCGAAGGCGGCCTTATGACTACGGTGGTTGCCGCCGGGCGAGTGCTCGGGGCACGGCTCGGGAGAGCTTCGGACTTCGCTGCTGACAGGGCGGATTAGGGAGACGCTTGGGAGGGGCGTGGAGGCCTGCGGCGACAATGGCCCCGCCCTGGCCGAGGCTGATGGTCTTGACAGAAAGTACCTTTATGGTAATTTTTACTTATGGAAAAACGAAAGCCGACGTATGACCTGGGCTCTTTCCAAGATGCGGCGAGAAGGGGCGAAGTCGCCGTGACGAGAACCGCCGCCCAGGCAGCCCAACGCCTCGGCTTCGATTACGATGGCATGATGGCGGTCATTGAGAGCATGAACCGCAGGCACTTTTACAAATCCATGACCGCCTACGCGGACAACGCGGCCTGGCAGGACGTGTATCATGTGCCGACATCCGCCGGGATTTTATACGTGAAGTTTATGGCTGGAAGGATTTCGGCCTTTGACCTGCTCTCTTTCAAGGAGAAATAGCATGGAAACAAATCCCCTGTGCCACGAAGACGGAACCGAAATGGTTCGTGACGTGAGGCCGGTGGAATTTTCCTACAAGGGACAGACGATGACTGTCGCCATGCCCGGATGGTATTGCCCGAAATGCGGGGAAGGTCTCTATACCCGTGCGGACATGAAGGTCTCCGACCGGGCACTAAACGCCATGAAGGCGAGGTGCGAGGGGCTGTTGGACGGCCCGCAGGTCAAGCGCATCCGCAAAAAGCTCGGGCTGACCCAGGCGGCGGCCGGCGACCTCATCGGCGG encodes:
- a CDS encoding type II toxin-antitoxin system MqsR family toxin, with translation MEKRKPTYDLGSFQDAARRGEVAVTRTAAQAAQRLGFDYDGMMAVIESMNRRHFYKSMTAYADNAAWQDVYHVPTSAGILYVKFMAGRISAFDLLSFKEK
- a CDS encoding type II toxin-antitoxin system MqsA family antitoxin is translated as METNPLCHEDGTEMVRDVRPVEFSYKGQTMTVAMPGWYCPKCGEGLYTRADMKVSDRALNAMKARCEGLLDGPQVKRIRKKLGLTQAAAGDLIGGGPKAFTKYEKGDALTSRAVTNLLKVLDAVPDALTILRENQGRPSC